The following proteins are co-located in the Flectobacillus major DSM 103 genome:
- a CDS encoding VCBS repeat-containing protein, producing MQGLKRNIGVLMLSFIGWACQWNQSEKPLFTELSAAETGIDFQNTVTDTKEFNIYTYRNFYNGGGVAIGDINNDGWQDIYFTANMGKNKLYLNKGNGKFEDIAKKAGVEGTKAWSTGVTMADINGDGWLDIYVCNSGDVKGDDKQNELFINNQNGTFSEKAEEYGLADKGLSTHASFFDYDQDGDLDVYILNNSYRPIGSFNLATIDRDTRDELGGDKLYRNDDGKFKDVSQEAHIYGSAIGFGLGLVVSDFNNDGWLDMYVCNDFFERDYLYINQHDGTFSEELTQQMPSISQASMGADAADLNHDALPELFVTEMLPKDEERLKTSMTFENWNKYQYNQKYGYHQQFTRNMLQLNNGTNELSKGSFSEIGRFAGVEATDWSWGALMVDFDNDGWRDIYVSNGIYKDILNQDYLKFISSDAFAKTVISKDGVDYKKLIDIIPSKPIENYVFAGKADLAFEDKTKAWGLNKPSFSNGSAYGDLDNDGDLDLVVNNVNMPAFVYRNESNTVPEKGNFLKIQLNGKDANTAAIGAKVIAFSAGKQYMVEQIPSRGFQSSVSNILQIGVGKNAKIDSLLIRWPRGLFTKMYQVKVNQTLVFDEKTASTVPQKPEPNKQNSTFWKDISMDFSEDFSHQENTYSDFDDVPLLFQMLSTEGPHLAVADVNGDGLEDVFIGTGKGFPAKLLQQKADGSFVQTNQKLWEIDKNAEDVDAVFFDADQDHDLDLYVASGGSEAGEQSNELSDRLYFNDGKGNFTKSFQFLPTIKFENSACIKPADFDQDGDIDLFVGIRAANRHYGLPQNGYFLQNNGKGVFSNITPKIAPALNQIGLIRDAKWIDVDKDKQLDLVIIGEWMGIHIFKNSHGKFEDISEKLGVSNIKGWWNTIQSADLDNDGDEDLILGNHGLNSRFRASERKPIQLFASDFDNNGFFEQILCTYNGEVSYPLVLHQNITAQLPYLKTKYLKNESYKNQKINDLFTNEQLSKATKLEVNTLESVVLINQQKEGFRIQKLPYQAQLFPIYAIHITDINHDEFPDLIVGGNLYEAKPEVGRYDAGRGLCLLGKGDGTFSVMPNKSSGIYVEGQIRDFKTLKVGKREVLMVAKNGAKFQVFCNEK from the coding sequence ATGCAAGGTTTGAAAAGAAATATAGGGGTTCTGATGCTATCATTTATTGGTTGGGCTTGTCAGTGGAATCAAAGTGAAAAACCTTTGTTTACCGAATTGTCGGCCGCCGAAACAGGTATTGATTTTCAGAATACCGTGACTGACACCAAAGAGTTCAATATTTATACTTACCGAAATTTTTATAATGGCGGTGGCGTAGCCATTGGTGACATCAACAACGATGGTTGGCAAGATATTTATTTCACTGCCAACATGGGGAAAAACAAATTATACTTGAACAAAGGCAATGGAAAATTTGAAGATATAGCTAAAAAAGCAGGCGTAGAAGGCACAAAAGCATGGTCAACTGGCGTGACGATGGCAGATATAAATGGCGATGGTTGGTTAGATATTTATGTCTGTAATTCTGGCGATGTAAAAGGCGACGACAAACAAAACGAACTTTTTATCAATAATCAAAACGGTACTTTTAGCGAAAAAGCCGAAGAATATGGCTTGGCAGACAAGGGTTTATCGACGCACGCTTCTTTTTTTGACTATGACCAAGATGGCGATTTGGATGTATATATTCTGAATAATTCCTATCGTCCGATAGGTTCATTCAATTTGGCAACCATTGATAGAGATACAAGAGATGAATTAGGAGGCGATAAATTGTACAGAAATGATGACGGGAAATTTAAAGACGTTAGTCAGGAAGCACATATTTATGGCAGTGCGATTGGCTTTGGTTTGGGCTTGGTTGTTTCCGATTTCAATAACGATGGTTGGTTGGATATGTATGTTTGTAACGATTTTTTTGAACGAGATTATCTCTACATCAATCAGCACGATGGTACTTTTTCCGAAGAACTTACTCAGCAAATGCCTTCCATTTCTCAGGCAAGTATGGGTGCAGATGCCGCCGATTTAAACCATGATGCTTTGCCCGAATTGTTTGTAACAGAAATGTTGCCCAAAGACGAAGAAAGGCTGAAAACTTCTATGACTTTCGAGAACTGGAATAAGTATCAATACAACCAAAAGTATGGCTATCATCAGCAATTTACACGCAATATGTTGCAGCTCAACAATGGAACAAACGAGCTTTCAAAAGGCTCATTTAGTGAAATTGGTAGATTTGCAGGCGTAGAAGCGACCGACTGGAGTTGGGGTGCTTTGATGGTAGATTTTGATAATGACGGTTGGCGAGATATTTATGTGAGTAACGGTATTTATAAAGATATTTTGAATCAAGATTATTTGAAATTCATTTCAAGTGATGCTTTTGCCAAAACTGTTATCTCAAAAGATGGCGTGGATTACAAGAAATTAATTGATATTATTCCGTCGAAACCCATTGAAAACTATGTTTTTGCAGGTAAAGCAGATTTAGCTTTTGAAGACAAAACCAAAGCTTGGGGACTGAATAAGCCCAGTTTTTCAAATGGCTCGGCTTATGGCGATTTAGACAACGATGGCGATTTAGATTTAGTCGTAAACAATGTCAATATGCCTGCTTTTGTGTATAGAAATGAAAGTAATACAGTGCCAGAAAAAGGCAATTTTCTGAAAATACAACTCAACGGAAAAGATGCCAATACCGCAGCGATTGGAGCAAAAGTAATAGCCTTTTCGGCAGGAAAACAGTATATGGTAGAGCAAATTCCGTCTCGTGGTTTTCAATCTTCGGTAAGTAATATCTTACAAATTGGTGTGGGAAAAAATGCTAAAATTGACTCCTTGCTGATTCGTTGGCCAAGAGGTTTGTTTACTAAAATGTATCAAGTGAAAGTAAACCAAACCCTAGTTTTTGATGAAAAAACAGCTTCAACTGTTCCGCAAAAACCAGAACCAAACAAGCAAAATAGTACTTTCTGGAAAGACATTTCTATGGATTTTTCAGAAGATTTTTCGCATCAAGAAAATACATATAGCGATTTTGACGATGTGCCTTTACTCTTTCAAATGCTTTCGACCGAAGGGCCACATTTGGCAGTAGCAGATGTCAATGGCGATGGTTTGGAAGATGTTTTTATAGGTACTGGGAAAGGTTTTCCTGCTAAATTATTGCAACAAAAAGCAGATGGCAGTTTTGTACAGACCAATCAAAAGCTTTGGGAAATAGACAAAAATGCAGAAGATGTAGATGCTGTTTTCTTTGATGCCGACCAAGACCATGATTTGGATTTGTACGTGGCAAGCGGTGGGAGTGAGGCAGGCGAGCAAAGTAATGAACTAAGCGACCGATTGTATTTTAATGATGGCAAAGGGAATTTTACAAAATCATTCCAGTTTTTACCAACAATTAAGTTTGAAAACTCAGCTTGTATAAAGCCTGCTGATTTCGACCAAGATGGCGATATTGATTTGTTTGTGGGTATTCGTGCCGCCAATCGACATTATGGTTTGCCACAAAATGGCTACTTTTTACAAAATAATGGCAAAGGAGTTTTTAGCAATATTACGCCAAAAATTGCTCCTGCTTTAAATCAAATCGGGTTGATTCGTGATGCAAAATGGATTGACGTTGATAAAGATAAACAGCTTGATTTGGTAATTATCGGCGAATGGATGGGCATTCATATCTTCAAAAATTCGCATGGAAAATTTGAAGATATTTCCGAAAAATTAGGCGTGTCCAATATAAAAGGTTGGTGGAATACCATTCAATCGGCTGATTTGGATAACGATGGCGATGAAGATTTGATACTCGGGAATCATGGATTAAATTCCAGATTTAGAGCTTCCGAACGAAAGCCTATTCAACTTTTTGCCAGTGATTTTGATAACAATGGTTTCTTTGAGCAAATTCTGTGTACTTATAATGGAGAAGTATCTTACCCATTGGTTTTACACCAAAATATCACAGCCCAATTGCCTTATTTGAAGACAAAGTACTTGAAAAATGAAAGCTATAAGAATCAGAAAATCAATGATTTATTTACGAATGAGCAGTTGTCAAAAGCAACAAAATTGGAAGTGAATACTTTAGAAAGTGTCGTACTAATCAATCAACAAAAGGAGGGATTTAGGATACAAAAATTGCCATATCAAGCACAGCTTTTTCCTATTTATGCCATTCATATTACGGACATAAACCATGATGAATTTCCAGATTTGATTGTGGGTGGAAATCTCTACGAAGCCAAACCAGAAGTAGGTAGATACGATGCTGGTCGTGGGCTTTGCTTATTGGGCAAAGGCGACGGTACTTTTTCTGTCATGCCGAATAAATCGTCTGGTATTTATGTAGAAGGACAAATCCGAGATTTCAAAACCTTGAAAGTTGGCAAAAGAGAAGTATTAATGGTCGCTAAAAATGGGGCTAAGTTTCAGGTTTTTTGTAATGAAAAGTAA